Proteins encoded by one window of Luteimonas yindakuii:
- the tssJ gene encoding type VI secretion system lipoprotein TssJ has protein sequence MDTSLPARLPPRFLPALTLRAAAGALCIALAVGGCASSGGLVDRTLQTVGLRDTAAQGPKLVAVELMAGGNLNAGNGPRGLALVVKTYQLRDTRRFEQAPFEAFLDEARERAALGEDLVAVNEVVLAPGQREVLQERLVDDATVLGVVGLFQAPAAGRWRLAFDPEDPGARRDGIRIGLHACAMTTSSTALTTRLPGDASSLASVRCQPSGR, from the coding sequence ATGGATACGAGCCTGCCTGCGCGGCTTCCACCCCGCTTCCTTCCGGCCCTAACTCTGCGTGCAGCGGCGGGTGCACTGTGCATCGCGCTTGCGGTGGGCGGTTGCGCCAGCAGCGGAGGCCTCGTCGACCGCACCCTGCAGACGGTCGGCCTCCGTGACACCGCGGCGCAAGGCCCGAAGCTGGTCGCGGTCGAGCTGATGGCCGGCGGCAACCTCAACGCCGGCAACGGCCCGCGGGGACTCGCACTGGTAGTGAAGACCTACCAGTTGCGCGACACCCGTCGTTTCGAACAGGCCCCCTTCGAGGCCTTTCTCGACGAAGCCCGCGAACGCGCCGCGCTGGGCGAGGATCTCGTCGCTGTAAACGAAGTCGTGCTCGCACCCGGGCAACGCGAGGTGTTGCAGGAGCGGCTGGTCGACGATGCCACGGTGCTGGGCGTGGTGGGCCTGTTCCAGGCACCTGCCGCCGGTCGCTGGCGGCTTGCGTTCGATCCGGAGGACCCGGGTGCGCGCCGCGACGGGATCCGCATCGGCCTGCATGCGTGCGCGATGACCACCTCCAGCACCGCGCTCACCACCCGGCTGCCCGGTGACGCCTCCAGCCTGGCGTCGGTGCGCTGCCAGCCATCCGGGCGCTGA